AGAGCGAGGAAAACGCCGCCGAGCGCCATGCGGAAACGCTTGGGGTAAGGCAGTATGGCACGCAGCAGTTTGCGGATCGCCTCATCCGCCGGAGCGCGTCTGGACGAGGTTTCTATGATCTGGCGCGCATAGTCGGACAGATGCCGATAGTCGACGCCGCTCGGACACGTCGTCATGCAAGAATAGCACGAAAGACATCGATCGAGATGCGGGCGCACCTGCTTCGGCGTGGCCTTGCCTTCGAGCATCGTCTTGATGAGATAGATGCGTCCGCGCGGGCTGTCGCGTTCATCGCCGAGCATCAGGTAGGTCGGGCAAGTCGCAATACAGAACCCGCAATGCACGCATTTGCGAAGGATCGCGTCGGCCTCCTTCATGCGAGGGTCGCGAAGCTGAGCGAGCGTGAAGTTCGTTTCCATGCGCTCAGACTCCCGCGTACATCCGCCCGGGGTTCAGAATGCCCTCGGGGTCGAACGATTTCTTCACAGCGCGCACGAGATTCATCTTTGCGACGGGCTGCGGGTGGAAAACCTCGATACCGGAGCGCACCGAGCGGGGCGCGCGCATGAGCATCGAATCCGCGTCGTATTCGGCGAGCACGCGGCGCACATCGGTTACGCTCGCGTCGGCGGAGGGCGGCAGTTCCAGCCACAGGAGGCCGCCCGACCATTCATAGGCGGCGCGGACGTCGAGGAAAGCGGAGAGCGCGCGCACAATGGGCGCGGCCCTGGAAGGGGCGACCGAAATCCGCCAGAGCGGCCGGTCGAACCTTGCGGAAAGAAAGGCCAGCGAGCGGATGTCGGCCCAGAAGAAGCGCGAACGCTCGTGGTCCAGTTCGTAGGACTCGCCAAACGGCGACAGCAGGCGCCTCAATTTGTCGATGCGGTGCGTCAGGCTCTGCGGGCTTCCCTCAAGCCTGAGCGCGGTGAGAGCCGTCTTCGCGGGCGCGATCTCTGGATCGGCAAGCCGCGCGACCAGCGCACCGTGAAGATGGACCGTGCCGGAAACCTCGTAGGGCGTTCCCATGGCGGCGCTCATCACGCCCACGGCCGCCTCGTCGGCCAGCCCGACGAAAAACACCGTCCGCGTCTCCGGCGCCCTTGGGAGCACCTTGAAGGTCAGTTCCGTGATAACCGCAAGCGTGCCCCACGAGCCGCACAGGCCGCGTGTGAGGTCCACCCCGGTTACGTTTTTCATGACGCGTCCGCCCGAGTTGATCGTCTCGCCCTCTCCGTTTATGGCGCGGAGCCCCAGCAGGTAGTCACGCGCAGCGCCTCTGAGAACGCGGCGAGGCCCCGAAATGTTCATCGCCGCCACCGCCCCGAGGCTCGCGGCCATGGAGTCCGTGCCGTAGATGCGGGAAAGATCGGCCGGCTCGAAGGCAAGTTCCTGGTTTTTCCGCGCGAGCGTCGCTTCGAGTTCGTGGAGCGGCGTGCCGGCGCGGGCGCGCACGACCAGTTCCGACGGTTCGTAGAAGGTTATGCCTCCGAGCTTGGCGGTAGAGACTATGGCGGCGCAATTGGCCGGGCGCCCGGCCTCGCGCTTCGAGCGGAAGCCGCACACTTCGATCGGCGTGCCCGAGGCGCGCGCGGCCTTCACGAAATCGGCGAGTTCCGCCTCGGTTGTCGGCATGGTGACGTCAGACATGTGCGCGGGCCTCGGCGGCGAAGCGCTCCTGAAGATCGAGAGGGAAGACCTTGCCGTAATTCAGGAGCCATTGGGGATCGAAGGCCGCCTTGACACGCATCTGCTGGAGAAGGTCGGCTTCGGAATACTGATAACGCATCAACTCCCGCTTTTCGATGCCCACGCCGTGTTCGCCGGTAAGGCACCCGCCCGCATCCACGCAGAGCTTCAGAATGTCGGAACCGCACTGCTCGGCAATCACTTTTTCGTGTTCGTCATTGGCGTTGTACATGATCATCGGATGGAGATTGCCGTCGCCGGCATGGAAAATGTTCGCGACTCTGAGGCCGTGCCGGTTGCCGACAGCCTCCACCTCCTTGAGCACTTCGGCGAGCTTGCCGAGGGGGATGACGCCGTCCATACACAGGTAGTCCGCGACGCGCCCGACGGCTCCGAAAGCGGCCTTGCGCCCCTTCCAGATGGCTGCGGATTGCGCATCGCTCTGGCTGACGCGCAGCGTCTTCGGATTGAACCGGCTCGCGATCTCGCCGATACGGCCGATCTGATCCTCGATCTCAAGCGGCGCACCTTCGACTTCCACGATCAGCATGGCCTCCACGTCGAGCGGGTAGCCTGCTTTCGCGAACTCCTCGCAGATGCGAATGGCCGGCTTGTCCATGAATTCGAGCGCCACCGGAATCAGACCATCGGCGATGATGGCGGCGACGCAACCGCCTGCGGCTTCCGCGGAATCGAAGCCTATCAGTACGGGGCGCGCGCCTTCCGGCTGCGAAAGGATGCGGACGGTTGCCTCGGTCACGATACCGAACTGGCCTTCGGAGCCGGTTGCGAGGCCCAGAAAATCATAGCCCTGCCCGTCGAGGAAGTCGCCGCCGAGTTCGACCACCTCGCCGTCCATCAGGACCATCTTCAGCTTGAGGATATTGTTGGTCGTGACGCCATATTTCA
This genomic window from Rhodomicrobium lacus contains:
- a CDS encoding FAD-linked oxidase C-terminal domain-containing protein; protein product: MSVSMPKEDLRTLSRRQSILSGLSAAVGSGTLISDEAGLRAFETDALTAYRTAPLAVVLPTSTSEVVSIAKFCAKNCVKLVARGAGTSLSGGAIPTGDAIVIGLSRMNRVLDVNIPDRTATVEAGITNLAISNAVAHARFFYAPDPSSQLACTIGGNIAMNSGGAHCLKYGVTTNNILKLKMVLMDGEVVELGGDFLDGQGYDFLGLATGSEGQFGIVTEATVRILSQPEGARPVLIGFDSAEAAGGCVAAIIADGLIPVALEFMDKPAIRICEEFAKAGYPLDVEAMLIVEVEGAPLEIEDQIGRIGEIASRFNPKTLRVSQSDAQSAAIWKGRKAAFGAVGRVADYLCMDGVIPLGKLAEVLKEVEAVGNRHGLRVANIFHAGDGNLHPMIMYNANDEHEKVIAEQCGSDILKLCVDAGGCLTGEHGVGIEKRELMRYQYSEADLLQQMRVKAAFDPQWLLNYGKVFPLDLQERFAAEARAHV
- a CDS encoding FAD-binding protein — protein: MSDVTMPTTEAELADFVKAARASGTPIEVCGFRSKREAGRPANCAAIVSTAKLGGITFYEPSELVVRARAGTPLHELEATLARKNQELAFEPADLSRIYGTDSMAASLGAVAAMNISGPRRVLRGAARDYLLGLRAINGEGETINSGGRVMKNVTGVDLTRGLCGSWGTLAVITELTFKVLPRAPETRTVFFVGLADEAAVGVMSAAMGTPYEVSGTVHLHGALVARLADPEIAPAKTALTALRLEGSPQSLTHRIDKLRRLLSPFGESYELDHERSRFFWADIRSLAFLSARFDRPLWRISVAPSRAAPIVRALSAFLDVRAAYEWSGGLLWLELPPSADASVTDVRRVLAEYDADSMLMRAPRSVRSGIEVFHPQPVAKMNLVRAVKKSFDPEGILNPGRMYAGV